One Leuconostoc mesenteroides subsp. mesenteroides ATCC 8293 genomic window, TGAAGATGGTTATGATGAAGCCTTAGGTGCACGACCATTGCGTCGAGTAATTGAGCAACAAATTCGTGACCAAGTAACGGACTTCTATTTGGATAATCCAGGTGAAAAATCCTTAAGCGCAGACTTGGTTGATGGCAAAGTTGTCATCTCGGCTGTTGTTGAGAAGACTGCGGTTACTAACTAATGTTTGAAAAAACCACGTTCGTGTACAAAACGTGGTTTTTATTTTGCTTTCAATGAACAATTTATTCAGCATGGTATAATGAATTCATTAAACTAAAGGACGTCTACATGATTATTCAACATGCAATTCTCCATATACTGGACACGAATACAGGTAGTCTCATTGCATCGCAAGGAGAAATGAACGTCGACAATGTTGGCGTTCATGAATATATTGAAAAGCTGGTTAATAAAATCTATAAAGGTGACATCAAGACAGGAAATTTATTACCAGATAGTTATCTGGACAAGATGATTAAACAATCGGATTTTCCGGAAGTAACGACACAAATGGCCACTAAATTATTTGATACGATTGCTGCTAGTGAGTCTATTCCAGCTGGTGATTTGTTAAGTTTTCAGGCTACAATTGATGAAGGGCCAATCTTTGGATTAATCAAACTCAATTTCGGCGCTCGTTATGCTCACGCAGTAGAGTACGAAGATGACCAGATGGTGAATAATTTGGTGCTTAATCAGTCAATTTTACCGGCTGCAACGCAAACAGTTGATGAAGCTATTTTGGTAAATGTCGATGATGGCAGCTATCAATTGTTGGAAAAGAAACAATTGATTGACGGGCATCGTGTGCCTTATTTTTCAGAAAATTTTTTGGAAATAAAACCTGAAGTTTCAGCAAAAGAAAATATCCAAGTCATTAAGCGTACAATTAAAAATATTGCTGAAAAATATGATGAGCCAGAACATGAGGTACTGGCTGCAACGCAGGAAGTGATTTATAATAGTTTAGCA contains:
- a CDS encoding nucleoid-associated protein, which encodes MIIQHAILHILDTNTGSLIASQGEMNVDNVGVHEYIEKLVNKIYKGDIKTGNLLPDSYLDKMIKQSDFPEVTTQMATKLFDTIAASESIPAGDLLSFQATIDEGPIFGLIKLNFGARYAHAVEYEDDQMVNNLVLNQSILPAATQTVDEAILVNVDDGSYQLLEKKQLIDGHRVPYFSENFLEIKPEVSAKENIQVIKRTIKNIAEKYDEPEHEVLAATQEVIYNSLAETGSISTDVIAEKVFGDNITAKQEYQEKLTEKSLPTEVSVVNSEKYEKKYQTQKFKLDSGIEISIPVHVYQDLSKVEFVNNADGTITLMIKDIASILNKFNV